Proteins encoded within one genomic window of Bradyrhizobium sp. AZCC 1719:
- the hpnE gene encoding hydroxysqualene dehydroxylase HpnE, which yields MQKNVHIIGAGISGLSAAVRLANANCRVYVHEATQQAGGRCRSYFDAATNLTIDNGNHLLLSGNRHALAYAKSIGTESGLIGPKAAQFPFIDISIGRRWQLDLGDGKLPLWVFDEARRVPDTKLFDYLALMPLIWAGTDKLVGNAIPCKGTLYQRLVQPLLLAALNVDPPEGSAGLAGAIVRETLLAGGQACRPLIARDGLSAVLVEPAIKLLQDKGASIQLGHELRELVMKESHVGELKFVGDTIALGSEDVVVLAVPPRPAAALLPGLKTPSKFRAIVNAHFRFDPPKDAPPILGVVGGLVEWLFAFPQRLSVTISNGDRLVDMPREELALAIWRDVCKAVGLPGELPLPPWQIVRERRATFEATPEQHALRPGAVTSFKNLFLAGDWTDTGLPATIEGSVRSGDRAADLVLARP from the coding sequence ATGCAGAAAAACGTTCATATCATCGGCGCCGGCATTTCCGGCCTTTCAGCGGCCGTGCGGCTCGCCAACGCCAATTGCCGGGTGTATGTCCACGAGGCCACGCAGCAGGCCGGCGGCCGTTGCCGGTCCTATTTCGATGCGGCCACCAACCTCACCATCGACAACGGCAATCATTTGCTGTTGTCCGGCAACCGCCATGCGCTGGCCTACGCCAAATCGATTGGCACCGAGTCGGGGCTGATCGGGCCAAAGGCTGCGCAGTTTCCCTTTATCGACATCTCAATCGGCCGGCGCTGGCAACTCGACCTTGGCGACGGCAAGTTGCCGTTGTGGGTGTTCGACGAGGCGCGCCGCGTCCCCGATACGAAGCTGTTCGATTACCTCGCATTGATGCCGCTGATCTGGGCAGGGACCGATAAACTGGTCGGCAATGCGATCCCCTGCAAGGGCACGCTGTACCAGCGGCTGGTGCAGCCGCTGTTGTTGGCAGCGCTCAATGTCGATCCGCCGGAGGGATCGGCAGGCCTGGCCGGCGCGATCGTGCGGGAAACGCTGCTGGCGGGCGGGCAGGCCTGCCGGCCGCTGATCGCGCGCGACGGCCTCAGTGCCGTGCTGGTCGAGCCGGCGATCAAGCTTTTGCAGGACAAGGGCGCCTCGATCCAACTCGGCCATGAGCTGCGCGAACTCGTGATGAAGGAAAGCCATGTCGGCGAGCTGAAATTCGTTGGCGACACCATCGCGCTCGGCTCCGAGGACGTCGTGGTGCTCGCAGTGCCGCCGCGCCCTGCGGCGGCGCTGCTGCCGGGATTGAAGACGCCGTCGAAATTCCGCGCGATCGTCAACGCGCACTTCCGCTTCGATCCGCCCAAGGATGCGCCGCCGATTCTCGGCGTCGTCGGCGGGCTGGTGGAGTGGCTGTTCGCATTCCCGCAGCGGCTGTCGGTAACCATCAGCAATGGCGATCGGCTCGTCGACATGCCGCGCGAAGAACTCGCGCTGGCGATCTGGCGGGATGTCTGCAAAGCCGTCGGCCTGCCGGGCGAATTGCCGCTGCCGCCCTGGCAGATCGTGCGCGAACGCCGTGCGACTTTTGAGGCTACGCCGGAGCAGCATGCGCTGCGGCCGGGGGCGGTTACGTCCTTCAAAAACCTGTTTCTCGCCGGTGACTGGACTGATACCGGATTGCCGGCAACCATCGAGGGATCGGTGCGGTCGGGCGACCGCGCCGCCGATCTGGTCCTGGCGAGACCTTAA
- a CDS encoding phosphorylase produces MTLEAGAAAIVDNSVDRNSNDPRPVLIVTGLVQEARIAAGPGMIVICSSSDPQQLRALLATLDSTTFRGVISFGVAGGLDPSLKSGDVVVATEVLAGDTRFLAGLALNEEMITRAALRRRRVVRGILSGVEQVIAATACKAALHSETGAAAVDMESHIAAAYAAEAGLPFAALRVISDPATRALPALAKSAIKPNGDIDLGKVLRGVARNPATLRALVSTGLDFNRALRSLRGCRGFLHGESFAMAEA; encoded by the coding sequence GTGACTTTGGAGGCGGGGGCCGCCGCGATCGTGGACAATTCGGTTGATCGCAATTCGAATGATCCGCGACCGGTTTTGATCGTTACAGGATTGGTGCAGGAAGCCCGCATTGCGGCCGGGCCCGGCATGATCGTCATCTGCAGTTCCAGCGATCCGCAGCAATTGCGCGCATTGCTGGCAACGCTGGATTCTACCACTTTCAGGGGTGTGATCTCGTTCGGCGTCGCCGGCGGGCTCGATCCGTCGCTGAAATCGGGCGATGTGGTGGTGGCGACCGAGGTTCTCGCCGGCGATACCCGGTTCCTGGCAGGTCTGGCGCTGAACGAGGAAATGATTACCCGCGCCGCGCTACGCCGCAGGCGCGTGGTCCGTGGTATTCTTTCGGGTGTGGAACAGGTGATTGCGGCGACCGCTTGCAAGGCCGCGTTGCATTCGGAGACCGGGGCGGCGGCGGTCGATATGGAAAGCCATATCGCGGCGGCCTATGCGGCCGAGGCGGGGCTTCCGTTCGCGGCGCTGCGGGTCATCTCCGACCCGGCCACCAGGGCGCTTCCGGCGCTCGCCAAGAGTGCCATCAAGCCGAACGGCGATATCGACCTCGGCAAGGTGCTGCGCGGGGTGGCGCGCAATCCCGCCACGCTGCGCGCGCTGGTCTCCACGGGGCTCGATTTCAACCGCGCGCTGCGCTCGCTGCGCGGCTGCCGCGGCTTCCTGCATGGCGAGAGCTTTGCCATGGCGGAGGCCTGA
- the hpnD gene encoding presqualene diphosphate synthase HpnD — protein MTLHPAAANADYGATASGSSFYAAMRILPRDQREAMFQIYSFCRQVDDIADSDGPRPERLAALQQWRDDIDALYQGHPPPRLQDYAASVKTFGLKREDFLAIVDGMEMDVPQDIRAPDLATLDLYCDRVASAVGRLSVRVFGLPEEDGILLAHHLGRALQLTNILRDIDEDAGLGRLYLPREGLLLAGITTDDPQRVIVDRALPKVCLPLAERAKKHFEKADEIMKRNSRRVVRAPRIMSKYYRAILDLLLARGFAAPREPVRVHKWAKIAILLRYAII, from the coding sequence ATGACGTTGCATCCGGCGGCGGCCAACGCAGATTACGGTGCCACCGCGTCCGGCAGCTCGTTCTATGCCGCGATGCGCATCCTGCCGCGCGACCAGCGCGAGGCGATGTTCCAGATCTACAGCTTCTGCCGTCAGGTCGACGACATCGCCGATTCCGACGGCCCGCGGCCCGAGCGGCTGGCCGCGCTCCAGCAGTGGCGCGACGATATCGATGCGCTGTACCAGGGGCACCCACCGCCGCGTCTGCAGGACTACGCCGCGTCGGTCAAAACCTTCGGCCTCAAGCGCGAGGATTTTCTCGCCATCGTCGACGGCATGGAGATGGACGTGCCGCAGGACATCCGCGCGCCGGATCTTGCCACCCTCGATCTCTATTGCGACCGTGTCGCCAGCGCGGTTGGTCGCCTGTCGGTGCGCGTGTTCGGCCTGCCTGAGGAAGACGGCATACTGCTCGCCCACCACCTCGGGCGCGCGCTGCAATTGACCAATATCCTGCGCGATATCGATGAAGACGCCGGCCTCGGTCGCCTCTATCTGCCACGCGAAGGCCTGCTGCTTGCCGGCATCACGACCGACGATCCGCAGCGGGTGATCGTCGATCGTGCATTGCCGAAAGTATGCCTGCCGTTGGCCGAGCGCGCGAAAAAGCATTTCGAGAAAGCCGACGAAATCATGAAACGCAATTCGCGGCGCGTGGTGCGCGCGCCGCGGATCATGTCGAAATATTACCGCGCGATCCTGGACTTGCTGCTGGCCCGGGGCTTTGCCGCTCCGCGCGAGCCGGTCCGCGTCCACAAATGGGCGAAAATCGCCATCCTTCTCCGATACGCGATCATCTGA
- the shc gene encoding squalene--hopene cyclase — protein MLAIDKTNAVDPVALEKSIASATEALFGYRQSDGHWVFELEADSTIPAEYILLRHYLAEPIDSELEAKIANYLRRTQGNHGGWPLVQDGPFDMSASVKSYFALKMIGDSVDAPHMVRAREAIRSRGGAARVNVFTRFLLAFYGVLTWRAVPVLPVEIMLLPMWSPFHLNKISYWARTTIVPLMVMAALKPLAKNPKGVGIDELFLQDPKSVGMNAKAPHQSWGWFTLFSTLDKILRVVEPLFPKKLRQRAIDAALAFTEERLNGEDGMGAIYPPMANIVMMYDALGKGPDYPPRAVTRKGIDKLLVIGEHEAYCQPCVSPVWDTALTCHALAEAGGEDTLKKMKQGLDWLKPRQVLDLKGDWAAKAPDVRPGGWAFQYNNDHYPDLDDTAVVVMAMDRARRQTGSKEYDQAIARGREWIEGLQSRDGGWAAFDVNNLEYYLNNIPFSDHGALLDPPTEDVTARCISMLAQLGETAQTSKVVADGIAYLRRTQLAEGSWYGRWGLNYIYGTWSVLCALNAAGVDHQDPVIRKAADWLVSIQNRDGGWGEDAVSYRLDYKGYEQAPSTSSQTAWALLGLMAAGEVEHPAVVRGVEYLKATQTEKGLWDEARYTATGFPRVFYLRYHGYSKFFPLWALARYRNLRSTNSRVVGVGM, from the coding sequence ATGCTTGCCATCGACAAAACAAACGCCGTCGACCCCGTTGCCCTGGAGAAGAGCATCGCTTCCGCGACCGAAGCGCTGTTCGGTTATCGTCAATCCGACGGACACTGGGTATTCGAGCTGGAAGCCGACAGCACCATCCCTGCCGAATACATCCTGCTGCGCCACTATCTTGCCGAGCCCATCGACAGTGAGCTCGAAGCCAAGATCGCGAACTATCTACGTCGCACCCAAGGCAATCATGGCGGGTGGCCGCTGGTGCAGGATGGCCCGTTCGACATGAGCGCCAGCGTCAAATCCTATTTCGCGCTGAAGATGATTGGCGATTCCGTCGATGCGCCGCATATGGTGCGCGCCCGCGAGGCGATCCGTTCCCGCGGCGGTGCTGCCCGCGTCAACGTTTTCACGCGGTTTCTGCTGGCGTTCTACGGTGTATTGACTTGGCGAGCGGTGCCGGTGCTGCCGGTCGAGATCATGCTGTTGCCGATGTGGTCGCCGTTCCATCTCAACAAGATTTCCTATTGGGCGCGCACCACGATCGTGCCGCTGATGGTGATGGCGGCGTTGAAGCCGCTGGCGAAGAATCCCAAGGGCGTCGGCATCGACGAGTTGTTCCTGCAGGATCCCAAGTCGGTCGGGATGAACGCGAAGGCGCCGCATCAAAGCTGGGGCTGGTTCACGCTCTTCAGCACGCTGGACAAGATCCTGCGCGTGGTCGAACCGTTGTTTCCGAAAAAGCTGCGCCAGCGCGCGATCGACGCCGCGCTCGCGTTTACCGAGGAGCGGCTCAACGGCGAAGACGGCATGGGTGCGATCTATCCGCCGATGGCCAACATCGTGATGATGTACGACGCGCTCGGCAAGGGACCGGATTATCCCCCGCGTGCGGTCACCCGCAAGGGCATCGACAAGCTGCTCGTGATCGGCGAGCACGAAGCCTATTGCCAGCCCTGCGTCTCCCCCGTGTGGGACACCGCGCTGACCTGCCACGCGCTGGCGGAGGCGGGCGGCGAGGACACGCTCAAGAAGATGAAGCAGGGCCTCGACTGGCTGAAGCCGCGGCAGGTGCTCGACCTCAAGGGCGACTGGGCGGCGAAGGCGCCAGACGTTCGTCCGGGCGGCTGGGCGTTCCAGTACAACAACGACCATTATCCCGATCTCGACGACACCGCCGTGGTCGTGATGGCGATGGACCGGGCGCGCCGGCAGACCGGCAGCAAGGAGTACGATCAGGCGATTGCGCGCGGCCGCGAGTGGATCGAGGGCCTGCAGAGCCGTGATGGCGGCTGGGCCGCCTTCGACGTCAACAATCTTGAATATTACCTCAACAACATCCCGTTCTCCGATCACGGCGCGCTGCTCGATCCGCCGACCGAGGACGTCACCGCGCGCTGCATTTCGATGCTGGCCCAACTCGGCGAGACTGCGCAGACCAGCAAGGTGGTCGCCGACGGGATTGCCTATTTGCGCCGCACCCAGCTCGCGGAGGGTTCCTGGTACGGCCGCTGGGGGCTGAACTACATCTATGGAACCTGGTCGGTGCTGTGTGCGCTCAATGCCGCCGGCGTGGACCACCAGGATCCCGTGATTCGGAAGGCGGCGGACTGGCTGGTTTCGATCCAGAACCGGGATGGCGGCTGGGGCGAGGATGCGGTCAGTTACCGACTCGATTACAAGGGATATGAGCAGGCGCCTTCGACCTCCTCGCAAACGGCATGGGCCTTGCTTGGACTGATGGCGGCCGGCGAGGTGGAACATCCGGCCGTCGTGCGGGGCGTGGAGTACCTAAAAGCCACACAGACCGAGAAAGGACTGTGGGATGAGGCGCGTTACACGGCTACAGGCTTTCCGCGGGTGTTTTACTTGCGTTATCATGGCTACTCGAAGTTCTTTCCGCTCTGGGCGCTGGCGCGGTATCGGAATTTGAGAAGCACCAACAGCAGGGTGGTAGGGGTCGGGATGTGA